In one window of Methanoculleus chikugoensis DNA:
- a CDS encoding DUF3795 domain-containing protein: MHIAYPDIGICGLSCRLCPMYNTEAESRCSGCKSSTRMAVGCPFITCAVKRKGIEFCWECEESGTCEKWKNHREAGKERDSFKCYQTLEEDISYISRHGVSEFQKIQERREVLLREMLNDFNEGRSKSYYCIAATVLELDELEEALSRAREESGGLDVRARSKTLHRILDEIASRRGYHLRLRK, translated from the coding sequence ATGCACATCGCGTATCCCGATATTGGCATCTGCGGACTCTCCTGTCGGCTCTGCCCCATGTACAATACCGAAGCAGAGAGCAGATGTTCGGGATGCAAGAGTTCAACCCGGATGGCTGTCGGTTGCCCGTTTATCACGTGCGCTGTTAAGAGAAAGGGGATTGAGTTCTGCTGGGAGTGCGAAGAGAGCGGGACGTGCGAAAAGTGGAAGAACCACAGGGAAGCCGGTAAAGAACGCGACTCGTTCAAGTGCTACCAGACCCTTGAGGAGGACATCTCGTATATATCCCGGCATGGGGTATCCGAATTCCAGAAGATACAGGAACGGCGGGAGGTGTTGCTCAGGGAGATGCTGAACGACTTCAACGAAGGCCGTTCGAAGAGTTATTACTGTATCGCTGCAACTGTCCTGGAACTCGACGAACTTGAGGAAGCGCTCTCCCGGGCAAGAGAAGAATCCGGGGGGCTTGACGTCAGGGCGAGGTCGAAGACTCTTCACC
- a CDS encoding shikimate kinase, producing MHYHENIVLIGMPGAGKSTVGVVLAKSLGMQFIDTDILIQERTGKMLQEILDEDGADAFKRIEEETILSLHSSRAVIATGGSVVRSEAAMAHLKSEGVVVYLEIAYEEMEARLKNITARGILLLPGQSLREMYDERVPLYEKYADLTVACSGEDLESVVQRVVEAL from the coding sequence CGGCATGCCCGGTGCCGGGAAGAGCACTGTGGGCGTCGTCCTCGCAAAATCGCTCGGGATGCAGTTCATCGACACGGATATCCTGATCCAGGAGCGGACCGGGAAGATGCTCCAGGAGATCCTCGACGAGGACGGGGCGGATGCGTTCAAGCGGATCGAGGAAGAGACGATCCTCTCCCTTCACTCCAGCCGTGCGGTGATCGCGACGGGCGGGAGCGTGGTCCGCAGCGAGGCCGCGATGGCGCACCTGAAGTCCGAAGGAGTGGTCGTGTATCTCGAGATCGCGTACGAGGAGATGGAAGCGAGGCTCAAGAACATCACGGCCCGGGGGATACTCCTCCTCCCGGGCCAGAGCCTCCGCGAGATGTACGACGAGCGCGTCCCGCTCTACGAGAAGTATGCCGATCTCACCGTCGCGTGCTCGGGCGAGGATCTCGAGTCTGTGGTTCAGCGCGTGGTCGAAGCGTTGTGA